A part of Balneola sp. genomic DNA contains:
- a CDS encoding D-tyrosyl-tRNA(Tyr) deacylase has protein sequence MRVVIQRVKSASVTVEERVTGVISKGLLLLVGVHQEDGIEKMKWMCEKILKLRIFEDEEGKMNKSVSDVEGGILVVSQFTLYGDTKKGTRPSFIEAARPEKAEPMYEEMVQYFKDHSSLDIQTGEFGAMMDVSLVNDGPVTLVLEK, from the coding sequence ATGAGAGTTGTTATTCAGCGCGTGAAATCAGCTTCTGTAACTGTTGAGGAAAGAGTAACGGGAGTAATTAGTAAAGGGTTATTGTTACTGGTTGGTGTTCATCAGGAGGATGGTATTGAAAAGATGAAATGGATGTGCGAAAAGATTCTAAAGCTTCGGATTTTTGAAGATGAGGAAGGGAAAATGAATAAATCGGTATCAGATGTTGAAGGGGGAATCCTGGTAGTTTCGCAATTCACTCTTTATGGAGATACAAAGAAGGGAACGCGCCCAAGTTTTATTGAAGCAGCACGGCCAGAAAAAGCAGAACCTATGTATGAAGAAATGGTTCAGTATTTTAAGGATCACTCTTCTTTAGATATTCAAACCGGAGAATTTGGAGCAATGATGGATGTATCGTTAGTAAATGATGGGCCAGTAACCCTGGTTTTGGAGAAGTAA
- a CDS encoding glycerol-3-phosphate dehydrogenase/oxidase, which translates to MNRNHFIQTLNQFNDYWDILIIGGGATGLGCAVDAASRGYKTLLLDMHDFSKGTSSRSTKLVHGGVRYLQQGDVSLVIEALKERGLLIQNAPHLVSHQSFIVPSYKWWSGPFYGVGLKVYDMLAGKLGIKKSRSLSKEEVMEKIPTLEEEGLLGGTIYYDGQFDDSRLAINLAQTAVDHGATVLNYMKVTGLQKRLDGLVHGVQVMDMLNGDAHEINAHVIINATGIFTDDILEMDEENHQKIIQCAQGVHLVLDKEFLPGDAAIMVPHTDDGRVLFAVPWHGKALVGTTDTPIESPSLEPVALEEEIEFILRHAKQYLSKDPVRTDVKSVFAGLRPLVKPADTTSTSEISRSHHLQVSESGLVTITGGKWTTYRKMAEDTINQAIIIAGLQERPCKTEELHIHGWLKSVDRNDHLHVYGSDIVGINRLLKEQSDLSEKVHPDLPYIKAEVIWAIRNELAVTIDDVLSRRTRALLLDAEASVEAAPLVGRMLADEFGFDEAWVIQEVKEYEAMARNYIIN; encoded by the coding sequence ATGAACAGAAACCACTTCATACAAACCCTCAACCAATTCAATGACTATTGGGACATTCTCATTATTGGGGGCGGAGCAACGGGTCTTGGTTGTGCAGTTGATGCAGCTTCAAGAGGCTATAAAACGCTTCTGCTGGATATGCATGATTTCTCAAAGGGTACATCCAGTCGAAGTACGAAGCTGGTTCATGGTGGGGTTCGGTATTTGCAGCAAGGAGATGTTTCATTAGTTATTGAAGCACTAAAAGAACGGGGACTGTTGATTCAAAATGCGCCACACCTGGTGAGCCATCAATCGTTTATTGTCCCAAGTTATAAATGGTGGAGTGGACCTTTTTATGGGGTCGGACTAAAAGTGTATGATATGCTCGCCGGGAAACTGGGAATCAAAAAGTCGCGCTCTCTTTCCAAAGAAGAGGTGATGGAAAAGATTCCCACACTTGAAGAAGAAGGGTTATTAGGGGGCACCATCTATTATGACGGGCAATTTGATGATTCGCGTTTAGCTATTAACCTGGCTCAAACAGCCGTTGATCATGGTGCAACCGTTTTAAATTATATGAAGGTAACCGGCCTCCAAAAAAGGTTAGATGGATTAGTTCACGGGGTTCAGGTAATGGATATGCTCAATGGAGATGCTCACGAGATTAATGCCCATGTGATCATAAATGCTACAGGAATATTTACGGATGATATTCTGGAAATGGATGAAGAGAACCATCAGAAAATCATACAATGTGCCCAGGGCGTTCATTTGGTGTTAGACAAAGAATTTCTCCCGGGAGATGCTGCTATCATGGTTCCCCATACAGATGATGGAAGGGTCTTGTTCGCGGTACCATGGCATGGAAAGGCCCTGGTAGGAACGACCGATACTCCAATAGAAAGCCCAAGCCTTGAGCCCGTTGCTCTTGAAGAAGAAATCGAATTCATCCTCAGGCATGCCAAGCAATATCTCTCAAAAGACCCAGTACGTACAGATGTGAAAAGTGTATTTGCAGGACTTCGTCCGTTAGTAAAGCCTGCCGATACAACTTCTACATCGGAAATTTCAAGGAGTCACCATTTACAAGTATCAGAGTCGGGTCTGGTAACCATTACAGGGGGGAAGTGGACTACGTATCGAAAAATGGCCGAGGATACGATCAACCAGGCGATCATAATTGCAGGATTGCAGGAAAGGCCCTGTAAAACCGAAGAGCTTCATATTCACGGTTGGCTAAAAAGCGTGGACAGGAACGATCATCTCCATGTATATGGATCGGATATTGTTGGAATAAATAGATTATTGAAGGAGCAGTCCGATCTTTCCGAGAAGGTTCATCCTGATCTGCCTTATATAAAAGCAGAAGTGATTTGGGCAATCAGAAACGAGCTTGCAGTTACTATTGACGACGTATTATCTAGGAGAACACGGGCCTTATTGCTTGATGCTGAAGCATCAGTTGAAGCAGCTCCGTTGGTTGGACGCATGCTAGCGGATGAGTTTGGGTTCGATGAGGCCTGGGTCATTCAGGAAGTAAAGGAATACGAAGCAATGGCAAGGAATTACATTATAAACTAA
- a CDS encoding nucleotidyltransferase domain-containing protein, with protein MLSNLNIKAHHQRGIDNLVNEYKDDPRYPALIIGGSVAKGLARDDSDVDFMILATDEEFNRRITEDNLFINRTDLTDYKHGFVDGKVINLEYLNKVAEKGNEPTRAAFDGAFLAYSHIDGLEDLILRIHTYPEEGRENRIKSFYSMAFIQNWLMGEANRHDNLYTKSRAASQLALFSGRLILAHNRVLFPYHKWFIQYLERCEEKPEGFIDKINAVLKEPNSANSEILFQSLKEMKDWGVNDLEAFEWFLDEVELSWMSDSTPLEDL; from the coding sequence CTGTTAAGTAATTTGAACATTAAAGCTCATCACCAGCGAGGTATTGATAATCTTGTCAATGAATACAAAGATGATCCTCGCTATCCCGCTCTTATTATTGGAGGCTCTGTAGCAAAAGGTTTAGCCAGAGACGATTCCGATGTGGATTTTATGATCCTTGCTACAGATGAAGAATTTAATCGTCGCATTACTGAGGATAACCTGTTTATAAACCGAACCGATCTAACCGACTATAAACATGGCTTTGTGGATGGTAAAGTGATCAACCTTGAGTATCTAAACAAAGTAGCCGAAAAAGGTAATGAACCTACTCGTGCTGCTTTTGATGGAGCTTTTCTTGCTTATTCCCATATAGATGGACTGGAAGATTTGATCCTACGAATACATACCTATCCGGAAGAAGGAAGGGAGAATCGAATAAAGTCTTTTTACTCTATGGCTTTTATCCAGAACTGGTTGATGGGTGAGGCCAACCGTCATGATAATTTATATACCAAATCCCGTGCTGCTTCTCAGCTTGCTTTGTTTTCCGGAAGATTAATCCTGGCTCATAACCGGGTCTTATTTCCTTACCATAAATGGTTTATCCAATACCTGGAACGGTGTGAGGAAAAACCGGAAGGATTCATTGATAAGATCAACGCGGTTCTAAAAGAGCCAAACTCCGCTAACTCAGAAATTCTTTTTCAAAGCCTGAAAGAAATGAAAGACTGGGGAGTAAACGACCTTGAAGCCTTTGAATGGTTTTTAGATGAGGTAGAATTAAGCTGGATGAGTGATTCTACTCCTTTAGAAGATTTATAA
- a CDS encoding phosphoribosylformylglycinamidine cyclo-ligase, whose protein sequence is MSKKPITYKDAGVDIKAGEELVNSIKGIVKETHSDAVLSNIGGFGGFFRPDLGAYNKPVFVSSVDGVGTKLIVAFKAGKYDTVGQDLVNHCINDIAVCGATPLFFLDYFSTGKLEQNVGYEVIKGFATACKENGVALIGGETAEMPDIYGEGEFDLAGTIVGIVDEEKVINGAAIQQGDVLLGFKSTGLHTNGYSLARKVLFSEYDVHDHIEELGCTVAEELLKVHKSYLPLITALKEIDGVNGFSHITGGGLVGNTKRILPEGLVLDVNWNGWERPAVYKLIQEIGNVPEEDMQATFNLGIGLVVVISQDSVEEVRTKSEELGEEVFEVGRVV, encoded by the coding sequence ATGAGCAAAAAACCAATTACTTACAAAGATGCCGGTGTTGATATAAAAGCCGGAGAAGAATTAGTTAACTCAATCAAAGGCATTGTAAAAGAAACTCATAGTGATGCGGTTTTATCCAATATTGGGGGTTTTGGAGGGTTCTTTCGTCCTGATCTTGGAGCCTATAATAAACCCGTATTTGTAAGCTCGGTAGATGGAGTTGGAACCAAGCTTATTGTGGCTTTCAAGGCTGGAAAATATGATACCGTTGGTCAGGATTTGGTTAACCACTGTATTAATGATATTGCTGTTTGCGGAGCAACCCCTCTCTTCTTCCTGGATTATTTCTCAACTGGAAAACTAGAGCAAAATGTTGGTTATGAGGTAATCAAAGGATTTGCAACAGCCTGTAAAGAAAATGGAGTAGCTCTTATTGGTGGCGAAACGGCAGAAATGCCGGATATTTATGGAGAAGGAGAATTTGATTTAGCCGGAACCATTGTTGGAATTGTAGATGAAGAGAAAGTGATTAATGGGGCTGCTATCCAACAAGGAGATGTACTATTAGGATTCAAGAGCACTGGTCTCCATACGAATGGATATTCCCTGGCAAGGAAAGTTTTATTCAGTGAATATGACGTTCATGACCATATAGAAGAATTAGGATGTACGGTAGCGGAAGAATTGCTAAAGGTGCATAAATCTTATTTACCTCTCATTACTGCTCTAAAAGAAATAGATGGGGTAAATGGTTTTTCTCATATCACAGGTGGCGGTTTGGTAGGAAATACTAAACGTATTCTTCCGGAAGGACTGGTTTTGGATGTAAATTGGAATGGTTGGGAGCGTCCAGCGGTGTACAAACTTATCCAGGAAATTGGAAACGTTCCTGAAGAAGATATGCAGGCAACCTTTAATCTGGGAATTGGACTTGTGGTGGTTATTTCGCAAGATTCTGTTGAAGAAGTAAGAACAAAGAGCGAAGAATTAGGAGAAGAAGTTTTTGAGGTGGGGAGAGTTGTATAG
- a CDS encoding potassium channel protein, which yields MKFFTSQISYFIANRSAKTNINRLFRFIGILVGIIIVYGVLFHLIMEYEGQEHSWLTGFYWTMVTMSTLGFGDITFTSDLGRFFSVVVLGSGVVVLLIMLPFTFIEFFYAPWMEAQSRARAPRELPEDKKDHIVITSFDPITKALIEKLRQYNHDYVLLVQDLQEALDLYDDGYQVMLGDPNDPATYEKIRIHNAAMVVTASNDMFNTNVAHTVREFNKEIKIVSTVNSHDSIDILKLAGCDHVLHMGNMLGRALSARTLGQDARVHTIGRLDELIIAEATAYETPLVGKTIRESQLREKLGIHVVGIWNRGHFLSSHPDTVIESHSVLMLAGSINQLRKYDEMFGIYGLSDDPVIIIGGGRVGRAAAYHLKRRNIQFKIVDKNPDRILSDNFIHGDAADMKTLKKAGIENAHSILISTNQDDVNIFLTIYARHLRPNIHIVARSTVERNVKPLHRAGADFVMSYASMGANAIFNIFEQNDIIMIAEGLNVFSMKTPKKLRGKTIIETDVRHKTGCSIISYTKNGIQVINPNPSDPIPEDGEIILIGETESEQKFIDLYGD from the coding sequence ATGAAGTTCTTTACTTCCCAAATCAGTTACTTCATTGCGAACCGCTCTGCTAAGACAAACATAAATCGCCTTTTTAGATTTATCGGCATTCTTGTTGGGATCATCATTGTATATGGCGTGCTCTTCCATTTAATCATGGAATATGAAGGCCAGGAGCATAGCTGGCTAACCGGTTTTTATTGGACAATGGTAACCATGAGCACTCTTGGTTTTGGTGACATAACCTTTACCTCAGATCTTGGAAGGTTCTTTTCCGTTGTTGTATTGGGTTCTGGAGTGGTTGTACTACTAATCATGCTACCTTTTACTTTTATCGAGTTCTTTTATGCCCCATGGATGGAGGCTCAATCCAGGGCTAGGGCCCCAAGGGAATTACCAGAGGACAAAAAAGACCATATCGTTATCACTTCATTCGACCCTATCACAAAAGCCCTCATCGAGAAACTCCGTCAATACAATCACGACTATGTATTGTTGGTTCAGGATTTGCAGGAAGCGCTGGATTTATACGATGACGGATACCAGGTAATGCTTGGCGACCCCAATGATCCGGCTACCTACGAAAAAATTCGTATTCATAACGCGGCTATGGTAGTAACCGCTAGTAATGATATGTTTAATACCAATGTGGCCCATACGGTTCGAGAGTTCAACAAGGAGATTAAAATTGTTTCTACAGTAAACTCTCATGACTCCATTGATATCCTCAAACTGGCTGGCTGTGATCACGTACTTCATATGGGGAATATGCTTGGTAGAGCTCTTTCTGCGCGTACCCTGGGGCAAGATGCCCGGGTTCATACCATTGGCCGCCTTGATGAACTCATCATAGCTGAAGCTACGGCCTATGAAACTCCTCTGGTTGGAAAAACGATACGTGAGAGCCAACTCCGTGAAAAGCTAGGCATTCATGTGGTTGGCATTTGGAACAGAGGGCATTTCCTGAGTTCACATCCGGACACGGTAATAGAAAGTCATAGCGTACTCATGCTTGCCGGATCTATTAATCAGCTCCGCAAATATGATGAAATGTTTGGTATTTATGGGTTAAGTGATGACCCGGTAATTATTATTGGAGGCGGAAGGGTAGGGCGTGCTGCGGCTTATCATCTAAAGCGCCGAAACATTCAGTTTAAGATTGTAGATAAAAACCCGGACAGGATTTTATCTGATAACTTCATTCACGGAGATGCCGCTGATATGAAGACCCTAAAAAAAGCCGGAATAGAAAACGCACACTCCATACTTATTAGCACCAACCAGGATGATGTAAACATATTCCTCACTATTTACGCACGTCATTTACGACCAAACATTCATATTGTAGCCCGATCAACGGTTGAACGAAATGTTAAACCCCTACATAGGGCTGGGGCTGATTTTGTGATGTCTTATGCCTCCATGGGTGCTAATGCCATCTTCAATATTTTTGAGCAAAATGACATCATCATGATTGCAGAAGGGCTGAATGTATTCAGCATGAAAACTCCAAAAAAGCTTCGGGGCAAAACCATTATTGAAACAGACGTTCGTCATAAAACGGGATGTAGTATTATCTCCTATACCAAGAACGGTATCCAGGTGATCAATCCCAATCCTTCAGATCCTATCCCTGAAGATGGCGAGATTATTTTGATAGGAGAAACAGAGTCCGAACAGAAGTTTATTGACCTTTATGGAGATTGA
- the glpK gene encoding glycerol kinase, with translation MEKKFVLAIDQGTTSSRAIIFDHDGEIRAVAQKEFKQHFPNEGWVEHNPNEIWKTQAGVIAEAITECGANGKNIAAIGITNQRETTVVWDRETGEPVYNAIVWQDRRTSDYCDQLKAEGWEEKIKEKTGLVIDSYFSGTKVRWILENVDGARTKAEQGKLAFGTIDSWLVWNLTKGETHVTDVTNASRTMLYNICEGKWDEELLQLMGIPQSMLPEVKSSSEVYCHTKTTIFAHEVPIAGIAGDQQAAMFGQMCTRPGMLKNTYGTGSFIMFNTGTEAVESKNNLLTTIGYQVNDETIYALEGSIFIAGAVVQWLRDGLGIIKSSSEIEKLALSEEDNGGVYLVPAFAGLGAPHWDQRARGSLFGLTRGSTAGHIARAALEGIAFQVKDVLDAMEADSGIDIQELRVDGGATVNNTLMQFQSDILQIPIVRPKILETTALGAAYLAGLAVGFWKDADEIGKQWQEEKRFEPKMGSNEVQSLLSKWNKAVEKSKGWIS, from the coding sequence ATGGAGAAAAAATTTGTACTTGCAATCGACCAGGGGACAACCAGTTCCAGGGCGATTATTTTTGATCATGATGGAGAAATCAGAGCCGTAGCTCAAAAAGAATTCAAACAGCATTTTCCGAATGAAGGATGGGTAGAACATAACCCAAACGAGATATGGAAAACCCAGGCAGGAGTGATTGCCGAAGCTATTACCGAATGTGGAGCAAATGGAAAGAACATAGCGGCTATAGGAATTACAAACCAAAGAGAAACCACGGTTGTGTGGGATAGAGAAACCGGAGAGCCGGTATATAACGCTATTGTATGGCAGGATAGGAGAACATCCGACTATTGTGATCAATTAAAAGCAGAAGGCTGGGAAGAGAAAATCAAAGAAAAGACTGGACTTGTAATAGATAGCTATTTCTCCGGAACAAAAGTGAGATGGATTTTAGAAAACGTAGATGGAGCCCGAACAAAAGCAGAACAAGGCAAACTCGCCTTTGGAACCATTGATTCCTGGCTAGTCTGGAATCTTACTAAAGGAGAAACACATGTAACCGATGTGACCAACGCATCTCGAACAATGCTTTATAATATATGCGAAGGAAAATGGGATGAAGAGCTGCTCCAGTTAATGGGAATCCCTCAAAGCATGCTGCCCGAAGTTAAGTCATCAAGTGAAGTTTACTGTCATACTAAAACCACTATTTTTGCTCATGAAGTGCCTATTGCTGGAATTGCAGGAGATCAGCAAGCAGCCATGTTTGGACAAATGTGCACGCGGCCGGGAATGTTGAAGAATACCTACGGAACAGGTTCCTTTATTATGTTTAATACAGGAACAGAAGCCGTTGAATCTAAAAACAACCTACTCACTACAATAGGTTATCAGGTTAATGATGAGACGATCTATGCGTTAGAAGGAAGTATTTTCATAGCCGGCGCCGTTGTTCAATGGCTACGCGACGGGCTTGGAATTATTAAGTCTTCTTCTGAAATAGAAAAACTCGCCCTATCAGAAGAGGATAATGGAGGAGTTTACCTGGTACCGGCATTTGCCGGATTAGGAGCTCCACACTGGGACCAGCGAGCCCGGGGTTCTTTGTTTGGATTAACCCGGGGATCAACTGCGGGACATATAGCACGGGCCGCGTTAGAGGGAATCGCTTTTCAGGTAAAAGATGTGTTAGATGCCATGGAAGCCGATTCCGGTATCGATATCCAGGAACTTCGAGTAGACGGAGGGGCAACAGTTAATAATACATTAATGCAATTCCAGTCAGATATTCTGCAAATTCCCATTGTCCGTCCAAAAATACTGGAGACAACGGCACTTGGAGCAGCGTACCTGGCCGGGCTGGCAGTAGGGTTTTGGAAGGACGCAGACGAAATTGGAAAACAATGGCAGGAGGAAAAGCGATTTGAACCAAAAATGGGCTCAAATGAAGTTCAAAGTCTCCTCTCAAAATGGAATAAAGCCGTGGAAAAAAGTAAAGGGTGGATCTCGTAG
- a CDS encoding sialate O-acetylesterase encodes MFYPSFIRKMLFEFFLSYGSDFSIMIKNNRPGTGCPLVDCKYKFFLHSDSFFPVEYVLKSWEKEMLRLHSKRFLIHSISMTKFVSLLVAMLISSSSFAQDLRLPLLFSDHMVLQREENLKFWGWDTPRQNITVTLNGSSEITTTNMDGYWQVFLPKQNAGGPYEVSISGSTKILIQDVYIGDVWIAGGQSNMEWKLNQRVNNWEEEIANSDLPEIRFFEVPNVISYKPEDHLSGGEWKISNPENSPEFSAVAWHFAKLNHSEKGVPVGIIDSNWGGTPAQAWTPAKRLQSVEGYEEEAIEVLSEPNWEQKLTRAQKENEIRWSRLIDQTELLKYGVHEEEFDDSEWNTIELPNLEALQDYVWFRKTFSVESVDDAVLSFGNPGKFTVAFLNGQQIYYKIWSDEPKLIDIDKKLLNEGENVLAIRTVEDWDNRVFIGSENDFWISIGNQKIDLSDTWMFSNTVEPELGDYILYEHSPGFLYNSMIHPMAGFGIKGAIWYQGESNVGHYYWYRELFSSMIEEWRAIWGLGDFPFLFVQLANFLERAEQPQDSYWAGLRDAQTQTLSVPNTGMATIIDIGEADDIHPRNKEDVGYRLWQSAKRIAYGEEIVHSGPMYKEHIINGSSIELSFDFIGEGFVLKGANKPLSFEIAGDDKTFYWADARIEGDKIIVSSEFVANPVAVRYAWADNPEVSLYNSEDLPAVPFRTDDWSLVRN; translated from the coding sequence ATGTTCTACCCATCCTTCATTCGGAAAATGCTGTTTGAATTCTTTTTGAGCTACGGCTCTGATTTCTCCATCATGATCAAAAATAATCGCCCTGGAACTGGTTGTCCCCTGGTCGATTGCAAGTACAAATTTTTTCTCCATTCAGACTCCTTTTTTCCTGTTGAATATGTTTTAAAAAGTTGGGAAAAGGAAATGCTTCGATTACATTCAAAGCGATTTTTAATTCACTCGATATCGATGACTAAATTCGTTTCCCTCCTTGTTGCTATGCTGATCTCTTCTTCTTCTTTTGCCCAGGATCTTCGACTTCCACTTCTTTTTTCGGATCATATGGTTCTCCAACGAGAAGAGAATCTTAAGTTTTGGGGATGGGATACCCCGAGGCAAAACATAACCGTTACTCTTAATGGCTCTTCCGAAATCACCACTACAAATATGGATGGCTATTGGCAGGTTTTTCTTCCTAAACAGAACGCAGGGGGGCCTTATGAAGTAAGCATTTCCGGTAGTACAAAAATTTTGATTCAGGATGTTTATATCGGTGATGTTTGGATTGCGGGCGGACAAAGCAATATGGAATGGAAGCTGAATCAGCGAGTAAACAATTGGGAAGAAGAAATCGCCAATAGTGATCTTCCTGAAATTCGGTTCTTCGAAGTTCCGAATGTAATTTCTTATAAACCTGAAGATCATTTAAGTGGAGGAGAGTGGAAAATTTCCAATCCAGAAAATAGTCCTGAATTTTCTGCTGTCGCCTGGCATTTTGCAAAACTCAATCATTCTGAAAAAGGAGTTCCTGTTGGGATTATTGATTCTAATTGGGGAGGGACACCAGCACAGGCATGGACACCAGCTAAGCGATTACAATCCGTTGAAGGGTATGAAGAAGAAGCGATTGAAGTTCTTTCAGAACCCAACTGGGAACAGAAGCTTACGAGAGCACAGAAAGAAAATGAAATCCGTTGGTCAAGGCTCATTGACCAAACGGAACTCTTAAAATATGGAGTCCATGAAGAAGAGTTTGATGATTCAGAGTGGAATACCATCGAACTTCCAAACTTAGAAGCACTTCAAGATTATGTTTGGTTTAGAAAAACTTTTTCAGTTGAGTCAGTTGATGATGCTGTGCTTTCGTTTGGAAATCCGGGTAAATTTACCGTTGCTTTTTTGAATGGGCAGCAGATTTACTATAAAATTTGGAGTGACGAACCAAAGCTTATAGATATTGACAAAAAACTACTTAATGAAGGAGAAAATGTATTAGCTATAAGAACAGTTGAAGACTGGGACAACAGAGTTTTCATTGGCAGTGAAAATGATTTTTGGATTAGCATTGGAAATCAAAAAATTGATCTTTCTGACACATGGATGTTCAGCAACACTGTTGAGCCCGAACTTGGAGATTATATATTATATGAACACTCTCCCGGTTTTTTATATAATTCTATGATCCATCCAATGGCAGGTTTTGGAATAAAAGGAGCTATTTGGTACCAGGGAGAAAGTAATGTGGGTCACTATTATTGGTATCGTGAATTGTTTTCTTCCATGATTGAAGAATGGAGAGCAATATGGGGTTTGGGAGATTTTCCTTTTCTATTTGTACAGTTGGCAAATTTTTTAGAGAGAGCAGAGCAGCCTCAGGACTCCTACTGGGCTGGACTCCGTGATGCGCAAACTCAAACTTTGTCGGTACCAAACACAGGCATGGCTACCATTATTGATATCGGGGAGGCAGATGATATTCATCCAAGAAATAAAGAAGATGTTGGTTATCGTTTGTGGCAATCTGCTAAACGCATAGCATACGGGGAAGAAATTGTACACTCAGGCCCAATGTATAAGGAGCATATCATTAATGGATCGAGCATAGAGCTGAGTTTTGATTTTATCGGAGAAGGTTTTGTGCTGAAAGGAGCCAACAAACCTCTCAGTTTTGAAATTGCCGGTGATGATAAAACCTTTTATTGGGCAGATGCCAGAATTGAGGGGGATAAAATTATCGTTTCTTCTGAGTTTGTAGCTAATCCAGTTGCTGTTCGGTATGCCTGGGCAGATAATCCAGAGGTCTCTTTGTATAATTCAGAAGATTTGCCCGCAGTGCCTTTCAGGACGGATGATTGGTCTTTGGTCAGAAACTAG
- a CDS encoding putative metal-dependent hydrolase, which produces MDRRYPIGNFDLNAIYSMDDVPGFIAEIKALPGKIKNEIYYAEVEQLNTPYREGGWTVKQVVHHIGDSHLNALVRFKLALTEDNPTIKPYNEAEWAKTAEYVKLTLQEAIDFLEIIHKKLALILEDMSEEDFSRTFVHPEGGYPSDLLTTLAMYVWHGNHHLAHIRLITNPTS; this is translated from the coding sequence ATGGATAGAAGATACCCGATCGGAAATTTTGATTTAAATGCTATCTACAGCATGGATGATGTTCCTGGTTTTATAGCAGAAATCAAGGCATTACCAGGTAAAATCAAGAATGAAATCTACTATGCAGAAGTAGAACAATTAAATACTCCATATCGGGAAGGTGGATGGACAGTTAAGCAAGTAGTTCATCATATTGGTGATAGTCATCTAAATGCGTTGGTTCGATTTAAGCTGGCACTAACTGAAGACAATCCAACCATAAAACCATACAACGAAGCGGAATGGGCAAAAACAGCTGAGTATGTAAAACTCACTCTCCAGGAAGCCATCGATTTTCTTGAGATCATTCACAAAAAATTAGCTCTTATTCTTGAAGATATGAGTGAAGAAGATTTCTCCAGGACTTTTGTTCATCCAGAAGGTGGATATCCTTCCGATTTACTTACTACCCTGGCCATGTATGTTTGGCATGGAAACCATCATTTAGCACATATCCGACTTATAACAAATCCAACAAGTTAA
- a CDS encoding GIY-YIG nuclease family protein, with the protein MKQYYTYIITNYSKTVLYTGMTNNLENRLLFHYKNRGAANSYASKYSCFYLVWYESFSNAYDAIQSEKYIKGKTRRWKENLINEFNTEWRFMNEEIFGYWPPKQEFLNSING; encoded by the coding sequence GTGAAACAATACTATACTTATATAATTACAAATTATTCCAAAACTGTACTGTACACGGGGATGACAAATAATCTGGAAAATCGATTACTATTCCACTATAAAAATAGAGGTGCTGCTAACTCATACGCTTCTAAATATTCCTGTTTTTATTTGGTTTGGTATGAATCTTTTTCTAATGCTTATGACGCAATACAATCAGAGAAATACATTAAAGGGAAAACTCGTCGATGGAAAGAAAATTTGATTAATGAGTTTAACACAGAGTGGAGATTTATGAATGAGGAGATTTTTGGTTACTGGCCACCAAAACAAGAGTTTCTTAATTCCATAAATGGCTGA
- a CDS encoding transcriptional regulator, translating to MEEGAIVNQIRKLRFLNGEMTQQELADKVGVTRQTINAIEAAKYSPSLELAFKIAATFELPLEEVFRYKINQ from the coding sequence ATGGAAGAAGGGGCCATTGTAAACCAAATACGAAAACTTCGATTTCTAAATGGAGAAATGACGCAGCAGGAGCTGGCTGACAAAGTGGGGGTTACCCGTCAAACGATTAATGCTATCGAAGCGGCTAAGTACTCTCCTTCCTTAGAATTGGCTTTTAAAATTGCTGCTACTTTCGAACTACCTCTTGAAGAAGTGTTTAGGTATAAAATCAATCAGTAA